From Schizosaccharomyces pombe strain 972h- genome assembly, chromosome: II, the proteins below share one genomic window:
- the tam11 gene encoding protein tam11 yields the protein MEREGKEDVRKADHKIVYGIERVRHGINNFFDDVGKAVKSESDTADSKRSAEAKADEAPAKM from the coding sequence atggAACGCGAAGGTAAAGAAGACGTTCGTAAAGCCGACCACAAGATTGTTTATGGTATTGAACGTGTGCGACATGGAATTAACAACTTTTTTGATGACGTTGGAAAAGCAGTAAAGTCGGAAAGCGATACTGCCGACTCCAAGAGAAGTGCTGAGGCGAAAGCCGATGAAGCCCCTGCTAAAATGTAG